The sequence below is a genomic window from Candidatus Neomarinimicrobiota bacterium.
TGCCAGGGCGATGCTGGCGATGGGCGCGGCAGTGGAATCCACCAGGTAGGCCAGCTTTTCCCGGCTGATTTTCAGCTTGTCAGTGAAGGGCCGCATGGTGTTGCCAACCAGCAGAGTGTTGGAGTAGTCGTCAAAAAAGATGAGCATGCCCATCAGCCAAGTAGCCAGCTGGCCGGTGCGGCGGTTGTTGGCATGTTTGGCCAACGCCTGAACGATACCCTGCGTGCCACCGCTGCGGGATATGATTCCCACCATGCCACCCAAAGTCATGGTGAACAATACAATGCGCATGTGGTCCCGGTCAGTGAGGGCTCGCACCAGATAAGTGTCGGCTGTGCGCAGGAAGCCAAAGAAGGGGTTGTAACCCCCCAATGTCATCGCCGCCCCCAACCAGACGCCGCAAAACAGGGAGAGCACCACCTGCTTGGTAATCAGCGCCAGGGCAATTGCCATCAGCGGCGGCAGGATGCTTACCCAGCCGGGTAGCACCCGCAGTTCGGCGGAACCCTCTCCGGCGGAGGTGACGACGTCCAACCGCCGCTTCCCCAGCCCCACCACGACGACATCACGTACGCTACTCTGACCGTCCCGCTGGGCCACCGGACCGGAATAAAGCAGAGTGCCCTCCAAATAGATGGCCGCAGAATCCACGGCTGGACCGCCCACGGTCATTTCAAATGGCACCCCCTGCAAGACGACGAGGGGCGCCTGAACGGGAAGGCCATCGCCCTCCTCTGCCAACAGGCACCCGGCGAAAAGTAGCGGGAAGACCCAGTATTTGGCTAGATACATAATGAGGGGCAATTTATCAGGCCGATTCCCCCGATGCAAAGAACCTCTCGCTGGAACCACACGGTTGTCCAGAGACAGCATTCAAGCGCGGTGAATTGGTGCGTGATGCAGTACCCCGGTTATGTTTACCTTTAGGAATATGTTCAAACTCCTCGACCGCTACGTTCTCAGCCGCTTCCTGAGCATTCTCTTCGGCGCACTCATCGCCTTTATCACCATCTTCCTGGTCGTGGATGTGGTAGAAAACCTGGACAAGTTTATTGATGCCAAGATGCCTCGTAGTGCCGTGATCGCCTATTACATTTATACCCTCCCCTCGTTTATCAGTATCGCCCTGCCAATGGCCACCCTGCTGGCCACCTTCTTCTCAATGGGCTTGCTGAATAAGCGCAACGAGATTACCGCCATGAAGGCAGCAGGACTAAGTATCCGCAGGATCGGTGCGTCGCTACTGCTGGCAGGGTTGATGATCAGTGCCGGATCGTTCCTCTTCGACGATTTGGTTGTGTCGGAATCGTTGCGCCGGAAATCTGTCGTCCAAAAGCAGTACCTGGCCCGGGATTATCGCCGCAAGCACAAGGACAAGAAGCAGAACTTCTTCAAGCGACGGCCGCCTGCGGGATACA
It includes:
- a CDS encoding Na+/H+ antiporter NhaC family protein yields the protein MYLAKYWVFPLLFAGCLLAEEGDGLPVQAPLVVLQGVPFEMTVGGPAVDSAAIYLEGTLLYSGPVAQRDGQSSVRDVVVVGLGKRRLDVVTSAGEGSAELRVLPGWVSILPPLMAIALALITKQVVLSLFCGVWLGAAMTLGGYNPFFGFLRTADTYLVRALTDRDHMRIVLFTMTLGGMVGIISRSGGTQGIVQALAKHANNRRTGQLATWLMGMLIFFDDYSNTLLVGNTMRPFTDKLKISREKLAYLVDSTAAPIASIALA